The Phyllobacterium zundukense genome contains the following window.
TTCGCTGTTCAAACCTAAACCACCCCTCCTGCGTGCCGCATGAACCCCAGAGAAGTTACCGGCCTCTAACTATTTGAAATCATTGGCTCGGCATTCTCATGATTAAAGGGTCTTCCTCAATCTGTGTGATGCTTGGCGTGATCAACTGCCCGAAATCATTCTCCCTATGCAAGCCGAACACATGTCGGCGTTGCTGAATTCATTGAGCTTTTTGCTCAACCGCAGCGGAAGAACGCTTGATGAAGCGTCCTAACATTCCAGTCAGCGACCACACAATTCCGCACAGCTGAAGCGCCGTATCACCACGATAGGCAACAGGATGACTACTCGGGTTGGGGGCGTAGATGACCGAAACTGGCCCAATGGCTCTACCTAAGGGCAATCGTAGCGGATTTGGAACGACCCAAGGTTGTCAATGGGCTGCCAGATCCTGGCTGAGCCAGCTGGTTCACAAACACCACACAGATTGAGGAAGACCCGTTTCAAGTGTAAATCGACATGTGAGAAACGACAATGCCGGCCGGATGGGATAGACGCTCGCCTGCCGTTTCGTTGGCCAGTGTCGGAAATCGGATAAACTCTCCTGTCCGTCATGCCATCATGTCCGGTCGACACGGCCCAAATTGTCTCATCCGCAACGCGTGTGCGGGGAAGGGGGTTCCATCTCAATTTCCTGCGAAACCTGCACACGAGATCTTTATTGATAATGATTTGTGCTACGAAAGAGACAAGAGCTGTGCGGGCGTGCGCAGCGATCGTCCTTTTAGTTTTTACTCCTATCAGCGGTATCGAATTTCTGATCTTTATGGACTTTATAGCGCGCTGACATCATGGGCTCCGCGAAATGAGAGGCATGCCAATCGACACATATGTCATCCTTCTTGCATTGTTTGGCCTGGTGGTATTGCTCACAGCATGGCTACCGATGGTGCTGAAGGAGTTTCCGCTGTCGTTGCCTATCGTCTGCATCGCCTTCGGAACCTTATTTGTCTGGACGCCTCTGTCAACGATCGTCGGCTCCAATCCCCTTGATAGCCGTTACATTACCGAGAAGGTGACGGAGTTTGTCGTCATCATCTCGCTGATGGGGGCGGGACTTAAAATCGACAGGCCGTTAGGTTGGCAGAACTGGATGACGACATGGCGTCTGCTTGCCATCTCGATGCCCCTGACGATTATTGCAATTGCCTTGCTCGGCTGGAGTTTCCTTGATCTCGGACTGGCATCTGCGCTTTTGCTTGGCTCTGCACTGGCACCGACGGACCCCGTTCTCGCCAGTGATATTCAAGTTGGCCCGCCCCAATCGGGGGAAGAAGGAGAAGTGCGGTTCTCCCTGACTTCGGAAGCGGGTCTCAACGACGGGTTGAGTTTCCCTTTCGTGCATCTGGCTATCGCTGTTGCGCTCGCAAGCCAGACGGGCGAACCTTGGTTCCGCCACTGGCTGCTCGTCGATGTGTTATGGAGGCTCGCCGCAGGTGTCGGGTTGGGATGGCTGACGGGAAAGGTCCTGGGTATCTTCACGTTTCATCTGCCAAGACGAGCAAAACTCGCGCGGACTGGCGACGGATTCGTCGTGCTGGGTATCACATGCCTGAGTTACGGTCTGATAGAGATGGCTCATGGTTATGGCTTTGTCGGGGTGTTCGTAACCGCCCTGACGCTCCGAGCCGCTGAACGGGAAAGCGGCTATCACGCAAACCTTCACGATTTCGCCGAACAGATTGAGCGGCTCTTGATGATGGTCGTGCTCGTGTGTTTTGGAGCGGCCATCGCAGAAGGGTCTGTTTTCCGCGCGTTCGACTGGAGAGTAGGCGCGGTGGCACTGCTGATCATCTTTCTCGTTCGTCCGCTGGCGGGCTGGCTTGGCTTGGCGGCAAGCCAGATCCCAGGAAAGGAAAAAGCCGTCATAGCGGTTTTCGGCATCCGGGGTTTGGGATCGTTTTACTACGTTGCCTATGCAACCGGCCATGCCGCATTCGACAAACCCGATGTCTTGTGGGTGACCGTTTCGCTCGTCGTTTTAATATCCGTAATACTCCACGGCATCGCCGTGACACCAGTCATGCGCCATCTTGAACGGAGTCAGGGTTGAAGTAAGCACGACAGCAGACTACAGCTCCCGCTTTTGTCCAAGCCGGGATAAACTTGTATTTCGGAAAAACTCTTCAGAAAGCTGCAAAAGGATGTTCGAGGGCTTTGATTTGGAGACCATAGAGTTACCTGAAGCGAACCTGCGCGTCCGCCATGGCGGCTCCGGACCTCCTGTCCTGCTGTTGCATGGCCACCCCCGCACCCATGTCACCTGGCACCGTGTAGCACCGCTGTTGGCGAAGACCCACACAGTGGTTTGTCCTGATTTGCGCGGCTTCGGCCAATCCTCCAAACCCGCAGATACGCCTGACCATTCGGGTTCATCCAAGCGCGCCAAGGCACGGGACTGCGTGGCACTGATGCGCAAATTGGGTTTCGACCGTTTTGCCGTCGCGGGCCATGACCGCGGGAGCTACACCGCTTTTCGCACCGCCATGGATCATCCGAATTCAGTCTCCCATCTTGCCATACTGGACGGTGTGCCGATCATCGAGGCACTGGAGCGTTGCGACAGCCGCTTTGCCACAGCTTGGTGGCATTGGTTTTTCTTCGCCCAGCCCGAAAAGCCCGAGCGCGCTATCCTTGCTGATCCGGAGGCGTGGTATGGAGGCTCGGCGGAACAAATGGGGGCGGAAGCCTATGCCGATTATCGGGCGGCTATCCACGACCCTGCCACGGTTCATACAATGATCGAGGATTATCGGGCTGGCCTCGGCATCGACCGAGAGCATGATGAAGCGGACCGACTGGCGGGGCGTCGTATCGCGTGTCCAACGCTTGTCTTGTGGTCGCTGCAAGATGACCTTGAACAGCTCTATGGCAATGTTCTTGATGTCTGGCGGCCATGGACGACTACCTTGCGTGGACGTGGGATTGATTGCGGACACCACATGGCGGAGGAAGCTCCAGAAGAACTCGCGCGTGAACTCCTGGGATTTCTGGCAAAGACGTAGGTCTCTGCAACATATGCTTATCGATATCCTGCTGACTTCTCGCTCAGCAGCCACTGAGTTAGATGACATTGCGCGGCTCCGTCGCAATCACACGCAAGGATGACCAATATATCCGGGAGTCGTCAGGAAATACCCGAAATGGCAACGCCATTCGGAGAGAGAAGACGTGTAAGCATAGCGACGAGGTCGTCATTGCTGAACGGTTTTCTAAGAACAGCTTGGCCGTTGTAGCCGTCCCAAACATCGTGAATGCTGTTGCCGGTGGAAAAGACAAACGGAACGTCACGCGCGGCGAGTGCGTCGGCGACAGCGCGGCTGTTCTTGCCATTGAGGTTCATATCCAGCATGGCGGCGTCGAATACCTGCCCATTAATCAGGGCAATGGCCTGATTAATGGTGGCGGCCGAGGTCACGGACTCGCATCCGAGGTCGGCCAGCATGTCTTCAATCATCATAAGGATCAGCATCTCATCCTCGATCACGAGGACGCGGCGGCCAGAAAGCAATTTATCCTCCACGAGTAACCTGGGGCGCGGGAATGTTGATCGTGCAGACCACGCCGTCTGGCCGATAGTCGAGGTGAACCGTGCCTTCCAGCTCCTGGGCTAGGCCGTTCTTGATCATGCGCGAGCCGAAGCCTTTATGTGACGGTGTTACGACAGGCGGACCGTCCTTCTCCTGCCAGATCAGGATCAGCCGGCCGCCCTGCGGAGCCGGCTCGATCTTCCAATCGATCAGCACTGAACCAGTGCTATTTGAAAACGCACCATACTTCACCGCATTAGTCGCAAGCTCGTTGAACGCAATACCAAGGGCCAAGGCTGCTTTTGGCGGGAAAAGGATGTTCTCGCCGCTAATGACGATGCGCTGTGCCCGACCGCCCGTGACCGCGAATGGTTCCAAGGCATCGTTGACCACATCGAGCAAGCCCGCATTTTCCCAATTCTTGCGAGTCAACAAGTCATGCGACCGGGATAGCGCCGATAGACGCGACTCGATAGCGTCTCTAATTGCCTTGGGATCAGACGTTGCCCGCAATACCTGCCAGACAATCGATTGCACCGTCGACAGGGTGTTCTTGACGCGATGGTTGAGTTCATCGATGAGCCTCCTGGAGTGAGCTTCCTCCTTCCTGTGTTTGGTGAGATCAGCGAAGGAGGCAAAATGCTGAACAATGTCCCCGCGTTCATCCCTAACCGGGCTAATGAAAATTGCTGCCCAGAACTCGCTGCCGTCCTTGCGGCGGTAGCGAATTTCCGATCCGCCTGCCGAATTGCCCTCAAATTCGGATGCAATCGTTGCCAGCGATCTCGCATCGGAGGCGTGTGCCGTCAGAAAGTTGAAACTTTGACCGAGCACTTCGTCGCGATCGTACTCAGTCAGAGAAAGAAAGCTGTCATTGGCAAAAATTATCGGATTGCCGGGTTCCTTCGCGTTCGTAAACACCATCGCCATTCGCGTCGTCTCGGCGGCAACGACGAATGGACCAAGGTCGTCATGAACACGCTCAACCTCGGCTTCAGCGTCCTTCTGTTCTTCGGACTTGATTGTTATTGACGGCATGTCAAAGCTCGATCTTGTTGGCCAACCCACGCCGGGATGTGATGTATAGCGAGACACCTTCTTTGCAGGAAACCAAACACGTTTCGGTGGGCAAGATCACTCTCTGATACTAATAGAAACGGAAATATCATTGCCCATCCTAGCATTAAAATTAGCTTGTCATGCATTTGTTCACTCATACGATGTCCTTTTTTGGCCAAAGGCAGAGTCCCGAAGGCAATGTCTACTGCTCGTCCGCGGAGTCGTAGAATGTGGGTGACCGAGGAAGCTGAATCACTTGGTCTTGCGCGCGCCAATGGAACTTAAATCGGTTTAGCGCGTTGTGCAGTACCGTCCGAAAGATTTTTTGGCGGTCGAGAAGATCACAAGAGGATGATATGGATATCACCACAATTCTCATAGTCGTTTTGATAGTTCTTTTATTGGGTGGAGGCGGCTTCTACGGTCGCGGGCGTTGGTACTAAGAAACACCATAGCGCTTCAGTGTTAAAACTGATCCAAATCTTGGATCGGGCGTTGCAATTTAGATGGCCTTCATCAGTCGCAGAAGTGCTATCATTTGAGGGAGAGTTCGCCATTTGAATGCTATGTAAGATGCCGTCTCGTTGCCGTGGAACCTGCCTTTGAATGCGGCCTGTCCTTCAAGATTACAAAACCTCGCATTTATTCGTTTCGAAGAGAAGGATCCGCGGAAGAGGTTCTTCCAAATTTTGCGCTCCGCAAAGCCGCTTTCGGTAATGTTCGCAAAGGGGGAAAGTCCGAATGTCATTACCGAATGACCTTCTTCCCTAAATCGATCCGCAGCAAACTTCGTCAGTCCAATTTCTGCGTGCGGTGTAGGTCAACCTTTGCTCCGATAATCCGGCCTTCGGCGATCATGGTTATGAGGACCGGATACGCGCGCGAATTTAATCCAAAGCGGAATCAGGCCGCATCAGCAATTTGGCTTGAACGCCTTGTATCCGAATTAGTCCCGTTGGTCTCCTGGTAGCGAGAGCCTGCCTCGTCAACCATCCCACGATTCTTTATGGTTCACCGCGCCACTTCTCTAAATCAAGAGCTCAGGCAGGATCCGTCGGAGGCGACGTGGGATGTCGTCGTTCCTCTACCTCGGCGGCCGTCCACTCAAGGAAGAGGCTGTAGGCGACCGCAAGCAGTGCCGGGCCGAGGAATATGCCGATGAGGCCAAAGGCGAGAACCCCACCAAGCAACCCGAACAGACCGAGCAACACGGGCAGATTGTTGGCCTTACCGAGGACATAAGGCCTGAGGACATTGTCGATGCTACTGACAAGCAGCAAACCCCATGCCGCAACGAATGCGCCCCACCAAACCATTCCCTGCATAATGAGCCATAGCGCCACCGCGCCCCACACAAGCGGGGGGCCGACCGGGACAAATGACATAACGAACGTGAGGAAACCAAGCACTAGCGCCTGAGGAACACCGGCGATCCAGAAACCGATACCAGCCAAGAGGGCTTGCGCGAGTGCCGTGCCGATCAAGCCGTAAACGACACCTTTCACGGTCGCTCCCACCACCATGAGCAACTGCTGGCCGCGTGAGCCCGCAAATCGTTCGCTGATTTCGCGCATATAGGCCGTCATCCGTCGGCCGTGGAGATAGAAGAAAAAGGCGGTGAATACACTTAACACGAGTTCAAGAAGGCCAACCCCGAATACCGTGCCGCCAGTTACGGCGATATCGGTGACGGGGCCGACCAACTTCTTGAGCTCAACGATGAAGGCGGGAGCGTCGTGAGCCAGGCTCTGCCAATAGACAGCCAAGCTCTCCCCAACCACCGGCACCCCCTCGACCCAACCCGGTGGCGCCGGAGGACCTTGCTCTAGAATGCGGATCGTCCCCGTGATCAGGTTACCTACGCTGTCTGCCAGAGCCGCTACCATTACGGCAAACGGTGCGACCAGAACGAGGACCACCAGCAATGTCATCATAGCGGCCGCCAGTGCTTTGTAGCCGCCGACCGCCCGCTCGCACTTCCTGTAGATGGGCCATGTTGAGAAACATATGACCGCTGCCCACAGGATGGCCGACAGGAAGGGCCAAAGCACAACAGCGCAGCCGATCGCCAGCAAAAGAAGCGCACCGACCCCCAAAACCTGTTCGAGGGGCTTGCCGAGAGGTATCACGACCCAACACTCCTCTTCTCGTCCGGCATTTTTCGGCCACCGAGCTTGAACCTACCAGCGGCCTTAGTAGGGGTATTGTAGACAAATAGGCATCAAACAAAATGGGTTATTATCGGCATTTTCAAACGAAGGTTTGTTGGAAGCTTTCGATTTGAACAATCGCTTGGGGAAGCCGCCGCCATCAGGTTCGCATTAGACTGATAGGAGCACTATTGCCAGGAATTCAGAAGCGGTAGCGAATCCCGAACACATTGGCGCTGGAACCTTCACTCATATCGCCAAATATGCCGTTTACGCCTTCAAGAACGGACTTTTGACCGTGATATTGCCGAAAACCGAAAAAGCGCAGGCGAATGCCAAGCGCATCGCGATCCGCAGCGATAAGTGAATCTCAATTGTCGGCCTGGGGTGCATCCCTCGGGGTGCACACGGCAGGCACGCTCACCGGGGATGCCAATAACGTAGGAAAACATTGTGAACGCATGCCGACGGGTCCGCGGTGGGGCATGACATCGGCGTGCATGTTGCGGGTATGGGATCGTCACGCCCCTGACAGCGCTCAGCGGTAGCCTCTCGCGGGATACGTCATCGCGCCGCGAAGTCGAAATGTGCGAACGCTTATGCCAATGATTTGCGCTCGAGACCATGTCGAGCCTCGCCTGGCCGCTTCCCATAACGAAGCTGAAACGCGCGGCTGAAGGCGCTCTCGGATAGGTAGCCGACCTCAGCCGCAATGTCGGCCAGAGGGCGGTCTGAACCTGCCAGCTTGCGTCTGGCAAGCTCGAGCCGGACCTCGGAGAAAAATGCCAGCGGCGCCACCTTCGCGGACTTTCGGAAGATACGAACGAGAGTGGCGCGGGAGGACTGTGCGACACTTGCCAGTTCGTCGAGCGTCCAGGCTCGGCCTGGCGCCTCCAGCATGGCGACGACTGCCCGGCCGGCCTGCGGGTGACCGAGCAGGGCAAGCAGGCTGTCCGAAGCGCGCTCCGCCTCAATATGCGCCCGGACCACCATGACGAGAAGCGCACTCGCAAGATCCGAGGCAATGGCAGCCGCACCGGGACGGGCAGCGTCGAGCTCCTCCTTCACAAGCGCGATGATGCGTCGGATATGGAATGCGTCCTCCCGCTCGGCGGCAGCCACGACAACCGCTTCCGGAAGCGCCGAGAGGATGAGATTCTGGCCCGCATGATCGAATTTGAGACGGCCGCAAACGAGCTGCGCAGTCGTCTCGCCCTCAGTATTCGACTTCACAAGTATCGCGCCGTTCTCACGACCCTTGATGCCGAAGGGTCCGGACGCTGCCGGCGAGGTGGTGACGCCATGCATGACATGAGCGCTGCCGCGCGGCAGCAGCGCGACGTCTCCGGTTCGGAGTTGGATCGAGCGCCCGGCCGTCGTGAGATGCATTACGCACGCCCCGTCGGTCACTATGTGAAACGGAGCCCAGGCGTCGCGCTCCGGCGGATGGGGCGATGCCCACTGGGCGCCAAAGTGGCAAACATACTGGAGTTCCGGCCGCACCCGCAGCAATGGTGCCAAGCCGCTCAGAGCGTCCGATGAAGTGTTCTGACTCATTTATGGGCTCCAAGCAGGTACAAAATGATCCGTCGTGACATGAAGCTGATCCTCCCGGGCATTCGCAAGAAGATCGACCAGTAATACCTTGTGACCGTGCAATCATGCACTGCAGCGACCGGATAACAAAGGGGAATGACATGCCGATGATCAAGGTTCAGGACGGTACCGAGATTTTCTACAAGGATTGGGGTTCGAAGGACGCGCAGCCGATCGTCTTCCACCACGGCTGGCCGCTCAGCGCAGACGACTGGGACAATCAGATGCTGTTCTTCTTCGAGAAGGGCTATCGCGTCATCGCCCACGACCGCCGCGGCCATGGCCGCTCGACCCAAACGGCCTATGGCAATGAGATGGACACCTACGCGGCCGACGTCGTCGATCTGGCGAAGGCGTTGAACCTGAAGAACGCCATCCATGTCGGCCATTCGACTGGTGGCGGCGAGGTCGTGCATTACATCGCCCGCGCCGAACCTGGTCGCGTCGCCAAGGCGGTGATCGCCGCCGCCGTGCCGCCGGTGATGCTAAAATCGGACAAGAACCCGGGCGGCCTGCCGATCGAGGTATTCGACGGCCTGCGCGCAGCGCTCGCCGCCAACCGCGCCCAGTTCTACATCGACGTACCAAGTGGCCCGTTCTACGGCTTCAACCGCCCGGGCGCGAAGATCTCGCAGGGCCTCATCGACAACTGGTGGCGGCAGGGCATGATCGGCGGCGCCAAGGCGCATTACGACTGCATCAAGGCCTTCTCGGAAACAGACTTCACCGAAGACCTCAAGAAGATCGAGGTGCCGGTTCTCGTCATGCACGGCACCGACGATCAGATCGTGCCCTATGCCGATGCCGGCCCGCTCTCGACCAAGCTGCTCAAGAACGGCACGCTCAAGACCTATGAGGGCTATCCGCACGGGATGTTGACGACCCATCCCGAGGTCCTGAACGCCGACATTCTTGCTTTTATTCAGAGCTGATCACCGTTGCTGGGGGATGTCCGAACGGGGGCGTCTTCGAGATCGATTCCATCATCAGGAGACCGTCATGAACCGGACCCCCCATCATATGCTGACACGGCGTGGCTTCTGCCTGTGCTGCATCGCCGCC
Protein-coding sequences here:
- a CDS encoding AraC family transcriptional regulator, which translates into the protein MSQNTSSDALSGLAPLLRVRPELQYVCHFGAQWASPHPPERDAWAPFHIVTDGACVMHLTTAGRSIQLRTGDVALLPRGSAHVMHGVTTSPAASGPFGIKGRENGAILVKSNTEGETTAQLVCGRLKFDHAGQNLILSALPEAVVVAAAEREDAFHIRRIIALVKEELDAARPGAAAIASDLASALLVMVVRAHIEAERASDSLLALLGHPQAGRAVVAMLEAPGRAWTLDELASVAQSSRATLVRIFRKSAKVAPLAFFSEVRLELARRKLAGSDRPLADIAAEVGYLSESAFSRAFQLRYGKRPGEARHGLERKSLA
- a CDS encoding AI-2E family transporter, with translation MIPLGKPLEQVLGVGALLLLAIGCAVVLWPFLSAILWAAVICFSTWPIYRKCERAVGGYKALAAAMMTLLVVLVLVAPFAVMVAALADSVGNLITGTIRILEQGPPAPPGWVEGVPVVGESLAVYWQSLAHDAPAFIVELKKLVGPVTDIAVTGGTVFGVGLLELVLSVFTAFFFYLHGRRMTAYMREISERFAGSRGQQLLMVVGATVKGVVYGLIGTALAQALLAGIGFWIAGVPQALVLGFLTFVMSFVPVGPPLVWGAVALWLIMQGMVWWGAFVAAWGLLLVSSIDNVLRPYVLGKANNLPVLLGLFGLLGGVLAFGLIGIFLGPALLAVAYSLFLEWTAAEVEERRHPTSPPTDPA
- a CDS encoding response regulator, yielding MLSGRRVLVIEDEMLILMMIEDMLADLGCESVTSAATINQAIALINGQVFDAAMLDMNLNGKNSRAVADALAARDVPFVFSTGNSIHDVWDGYNGQAVLRKPFSNDDLVAMLTRLLSPNGVAISGIS
- a CDS encoding alpha/beta fold hydrolase, with product MPMIKVQDGTEIFYKDWGSKDAQPIVFHHGWPLSADDWDNQMLFFFEKGYRVIAHDRRGHGRSTQTAYGNEMDTYAADVVDLAKALNLKNAIHVGHSTGGGEVVHYIARAEPGRVAKAVIAAAVPPVMLKSDKNPGGLPIEVFDGLRAALAANRAQFYIDVPSGPFYGFNRPGAKISQGLIDNWWRQGMIGGAKAHYDCIKAFSETDFTEDLKKIEVPVLVMHGTDDQIVPYADAGPLSTKLLKNGTLKTYEGYPHGMLTTHPEVLNADILAFIQS
- a CDS encoding HWE histidine kinase domain-containing protein; the protein is MPSITIKSEEQKDAEAEVERVHDDLGPFVVAAETTRMAMVFTNAKEPGNPIIFANDSFLSLTEYDRDEVLGQSFNFLTAHASDARSLATIASEFEGNSAGGSEIRYRRKDGSEFWAAIFISPVRDERGDIVQHFASFADLTKHRKEEAHSRRLIDELNHRVKNTLSTVQSIVWQVLRATSDPKAIRDAIESRLSALSRSHDLLTRKNWENAGLLDVVNDALEPFAVTGGRAQRIVISGENILFPPKAALALGIAFNELATNAVKYGAFSNSTGSVLIDWKIEPAPQGGRLILIWQEKDGPPVVTPSHKGFGSRMIKNGLAQELEGTVHLDYRPDGVVCTINIPAPQVTRGG
- a CDS encoding cation:proton antiporter; the protein is MDTYVILLALFGLVVLLTAWLPMVLKEFPLSLPIVCIAFGTLFVWTPLSTIVGSNPLDSRYITEKVTEFVVIISLMGAGLKIDRPLGWQNWMTTWRLLAISMPLTIIAIALLGWSFLDLGLASALLLGSALAPTDPVLASDIQVGPPQSGEEGEVRFSLTSEAGLNDGLSFPFVHLAIAVALASQTGEPWFRHWLLVDVLWRLAAGVGLGWLTGKVLGIFTFHLPRRAKLARTGDGFVVLGITCLSYGLIEMAHGYGFVGVFVTALTLRAAERESGYHANLHDFAEQIERLLMMVVLVCFGAAIAEGSVFRAFDWRVGAVALLIIFLVRPLAGWLGLAASQIPGKEKAVIAVFGIRGLGSFYYVAYATGHAAFDKPDVLWVTVSLVVLISVILHGIAVTPVMRHLERSQG
- a CDS encoding alpha/beta fold hydrolase; the encoded protein is MFEGFDLETIELPEANLRVRHGGSGPPVLLLHGHPRTHVTWHRVAPLLAKTHTVVCPDLRGFGQSSKPADTPDHSGSSKRAKARDCVALMRKLGFDRFAVAGHDRGSYTAFRTAMDHPNSVSHLAILDGVPIIEALERCDSRFATAWWHWFFFAQPEKPERAILADPEAWYGGSAEQMGAEAYADYRAAIHDPATVHTMIEDYRAGLGIDREHDEADRLAGRRIACPTLVLWSLQDDLEQLYGNVLDVWRPWTTTLRGRGIDCGHHMAEEAPEELARELLGFLAKT